TCGGGGACAACCCGCCCCTCGAATGTTTCGTGGTGATCACCGGCGGGCGCTGCTTCTACGTTAACGCCGAGGGCTATAGCTACGCCCGGTACGCCTTCCGGATCGACGGCTGAACCACCACCACGCCGCTCCCGCCAATCGGGGGCGGCACCGCCGAAACGGCCCGCCAAATAAAATACGCAAGTTGTTTAAAATAAAGGACTAATAGGCTTGATGGCGTCAAGAATAAGAGCGTCTATGCGTTCAGAAACCACAAACCATTGGAGGACAAGATGAAACAGAACACCACCACCACGAACGCCAACTACACTACAGCTCCGAGCGAGGACTCCTGGGGCTTTTACGGGATCATCCAGCACAACGAACACATGAACGAAGCCGAAGCCGCGCAGGCCTTTGCCGCCGCGTTTGAGATTTTCCGTAGCGCCCCGTGGCAGCCCACCGACATCGCCATCCGCAATTTTCTGCGCAGCCGCTGGGGACGCCACTTTGCCGACTCCACCAGCTCCTACGACGGCTCGCTCAAGAGCCGCATCCAGCAGGCCTCCGGCGCAAAATGGGTCGCGCAGGAATTCGCGAGCCTCGTCCGCCAGGGCTTCGACAAGGAGCTTTTCGAAGACGACGACATCGCCTGAGAACATCAACCATCAACATCAATCACAATCATGAACTGGACCACCAAGACCCTCAACAAACGCGAAGTGCTCGTCAGCGGGGACTTCAGTATCATCCCCTGCAAAAACGGACGCCAGCAGTTGCGCGAGTCCGGCAAGATGCGCGGGACCTTTACCGACGCATCCGCCGCTCAGGCGCACGCCGTATTCCTCATGGACCAGCGCCAGCCACCCGCCCCGAAGCGTGAGCGCAGAAGTGGTGGCGGCTCCGTCCACCCGAAGGTTTTTGGCTTCTCGGCTTGCGCGGTGCTGAAAGCGCTCGGGCAGGCCGGGGTCAAATACCCCGAGGCCGATGCCATCCTCAAGCGCCACGGCATCGAGATGCCCAAGGCTTCCGTCAGCGTCCAGTTGGGCTTCGGGCGCAACGAACATACCTGGCAGCGCCACGGCCAGCCCGCCCCGCTCACGCCGGAGCAACTCAAGGCACTGGGGGTGGTCCATGACTGAGCAGGAACGCGAATACGTCCACGCGCTGGAGCAGGCCGTCCTTCAGGCTGAACACGTGATGGCCGACTGGGAATGCGCCCGTGAGAAAGGTTACATTCGCAATGCCCAGCGCTTCGTCTTCGGCACCGCCGATCACATCCGGCGTGTGCGCAAGGAGCGCGATGCGGCGTCATCCCACGACGGTTGACATCACCAGCAACGGCATGAGCGATACGCCTGCCGTTGCCAGTTCTTCCCACCCGCGTAAATCCCGCGCCCTGATCAGCGGCATCGATGTGTGGTGCCAGCACGACAAGCTCGTTCCTCTGGACGACATTGGCGTGACCTCCTAGAATCGTACCATTGCGTTTGAGACCCTGGCGGGTAGAACCCGACCAGAAGTATGAAACGAAAGAGATACACCGAAGAGCAAATCGTGGCGCTCCTGCGCGAGGCAGACGAAGGCCGCAGCGTGGACGATGTTTGCCGCGAGCACAATGTGAGCAAAGCGAGCTTCCATCGTTGGAAGAGCAAGTACGGACAGATGGAGCTGCGCGATGTGAAGCGTCTGAAGGAGCTTGAGCGCGAGAACGCCGAGCTGAAGAAACTGGTGGCCGACCAGCTTTTGAACATCAAAGTACTGGAGCAGGTAAACGCAAAAAAATGGTAAGCCCGGGGCACAAGCGCGAAGCGGTGCGCGAGGTGGCCGAGTCGGGAACGTGCTCGTTACGGGCCGCCTGTCGGTATCTTCGTCTGCACTGGTCGAGCTTCTGCTACCGGGCTAAAACCGCCACCGACAAGATGGTTCGCCTCGTGCGTGCGATCATCGCGGTGAGCCGGACCAACCCGCGCTACGGTTATCGTCGCGTACGAGCGCTGCTGGCCAACGAAGGCTGGCAGGTCAGCCGCAAGCTGGTACAAAAGGTACGCCGGGCTGAAGGGCTGGGCGTGAAGCCGCCGCGCCCCCGGCAACGGCGTCAGGGCAAGTCCACCGGCAAGATCCCGACCGCGGCGACGCATCCGCGGCACGTGTGGAGTTGGGACTTCGTGGCGGATCGCACCGACAATGGAGCGCCTCTGCGGGTGCTCAGTCTGATCGACGAGTTTACCCGCCAGTGCATCAGCCTGACGGTGGCTCGCGGGCTGAAGTCAGCCGACATCGTCGCGGCCTTGGACAAAGCCATCGCCAAGCACGGTGCTCCCGAGCACATCCGTTCCGACAACGGGCCGGAGTTTATCGCTACGGCGACCAAGGACTACCTGGAATCCAAACGCATCAAAACCCTCTACATCGAGCCGGGCTCGCCCTGGCAAAACCCTCACGTGGAGAGCTTCCACAACCGCCTGCAGGACGAGTGCCTCAAGCAGGAGTGGTTCCTCTCCCTGACCGAAGCGCGCGTCGTCATCGAAAACTGGCGACGCAAATACAACAGCCAGCATCCGCACAGCCGTTTGGGCTTTATATCCCCCGACGCCTTTGCCAAACTCTGGCATCAAACCAAGGCAGTGCTTGGCTCCGTTCGCCCTACGGGCTCACTGCACCAAGCACTCCCGCAAACCATAACCCAACCAACATAATCCTACCCAGCCAGCGTCTCATCGCTCTGGTACGAAAAGTGGGGGCCGACCA
This DNA window, taken from Ruficoccus amylovorans, encodes the following:
- a CDS encoding transposase, which codes for MKRKRYTEEQIVALLREADEGRSVDDVCREHNVSKASFHRWKSKYGQMELRDVKRLKELERENAELKKLVADQLLNIKVLEQVNAKKW
- a CDS encoding IS3 family transposase, whose product is MVSPGHKREAVREVAESGTCSLRAACRYLRLHWSSFCYRAKTATDKMVRLVRAIIAVSRTNPRYGYRRVRALLANEGWQVSRKLVQKVRRAEGLGVKPPRPRQRRQGKSTGKIPTAATHPRHVWSWDFVADRTDNGAPLRVLSLIDEFTRQCISLTVARGLKSADIVAALDKAIAKHGAPEHIRSDNGPEFIATATKDYLESKRIKTLYIEPGSPWQNPHVESFHNRLQDECLKQEWFLSLTEARVVIENWRRKYNSQHPHSRLGFISPDAFAKLWHQTKAVLGSVRPTGSLHQALPQTITQPT